From a single Nothobranchius furzeri strain GRZ-AD chromosome 9, NfurGRZ-RIMD1, whole genome shotgun sequence genomic region:
- the ca7 gene encoding carbonic anhydrase 7 isoform X2 — translation MTGCNWGYGKEDGPSVWHKNYPIALGKRQSPVDIIPDETVRDFSLGPIVPDYDRCTSVNISNNGHSVVVEFVDCDDRSVIRGGPLDNPYRLKQFHFHWGGKGHDGSEHTVGGVGYTSELHLVHWNAIKYRSFREASKSSDGLAVLGIFLETGDDHRWLHVITDALYMVKYKGSVTDFKDFNPRCLLPSSLHYWTYLGSLTTPPLYESVTWILLKEPITVSERQLAMFRMLQFNAEEEDERMRMENNFRPPQPLEGRTVLSSN, via the exons ATGACAGGATGCAACTGGGGCTATGGAAAAGAGGATG GACCTTCAGTATGGCATAAAAATTACCCTATTGCCCTGGGCAAGCGCCAGTCTCCCGTCGACATCATCCCTGATGAAACCGTGCGTGACTTCAGCCTTGGTCCGATTGTCCCAGATTACGACAGGTGCACCTCCGTTAACATCTCTAATAATGGACACTCTGTAGTAGTGGAGTTTGTTGACTGTGATGACCGCTCAG TGATTCGAGGAGGGCCTCTTGACAACCCGTACAGACTGAAACAGTTTCATTTCCACTGGGGTGGGAAGGGACACGATGGTTCTGAGCACACAGTTGGAGGAGTAGGCTACACATCCGAG CTTCATTTAGTTCACTGGAATGCCATCAAGTACAGGTCATTTAGAGAGGCGTCTAAGTCTTCTGATGGTCTGGCTGTTCTTGGCATTTTTTTAGAG ACAGGCGATGACCATCGGTGGCTTCACGTGATAACAGACGCTCTGTACATGGTAAAGTACAAG GGCAGTGTCACAGACTTTAAGGACTTTAACCCCAGATGCCTCCTACCCAGCAGCCTTCACTACTGGACCTACCTGGGATCCTTGACCACTCCTCCCTTGTATGAGAGCGTTACCTGGATCCTTCTGAAGGAACCGATCACCGTTTCAGAAAGACAG CTGGCgatgttcagaatgctgcagttCAATGcagaggaggaagatgagaggATGCGCATGGAGAACAACTTCAGGCCACCTCAGCCTCTCGAGGGCAGGACAGTGCTGTCCTCTAATTAG
- the ca7 gene encoding carbonic anhydrase 7 isoform X1: MTGCNWGYGKEDGPSVWHKNYPIALGKRQSPVDIIPDETVRDFSLGPIVPDYDRCTSVNISNNGHSVVVEFVDCDDRSVIRGGPLDNPYRLKQFHFHWGGKGHDGSEHTVGGVGYTSELHLVHWNAIKYRSFREASKSSDGLAVLGIFLETGDDHRWLHVITDALYMVKYKGSVTDFKDFNPRCLLPSSLHYWTYLGSLTTPPLYESVTWILLKEPITVSERQNLVSLLKQLAMFRMLQFNAEEEDERMRMENNFRPPQPLEGRTVLSSN; the protein is encoded by the exons ATGACAGGATGCAACTGGGGCTATGGAAAAGAGGATG GACCTTCAGTATGGCATAAAAATTACCCTATTGCCCTGGGCAAGCGCCAGTCTCCCGTCGACATCATCCCTGATGAAACCGTGCGTGACTTCAGCCTTGGTCCGATTGTCCCAGATTACGACAGGTGCACCTCCGTTAACATCTCTAATAATGGACACTCTGTAGTAGTGGAGTTTGTTGACTGTGATGACCGCTCAG TGATTCGAGGAGGGCCTCTTGACAACCCGTACAGACTGAAACAGTTTCATTTCCACTGGGGTGGGAAGGGACACGATGGTTCTGAGCACACAGTTGGAGGAGTAGGCTACACATCCGAG CTTCATTTAGTTCACTGGAATGCCATCAAGTACAGGTCATTTAGAGAGGCGTCTAAGTCTTCTGATGGTCTGGCTGTTCTTGGCATTTTTTTAGAG ACAGGCGATGACCATCGGTGGCTTCACGTGATAACAGACGCTCTGTACATGGTAAAGTACAAG GGCAGTGTCACAGACTTTAAGGACTTTAACCCCAGATGCCTCCTACCCAGCAGCCTTCACTACTGGACCTACCTGGGATCCTTGACCACTCCTCCCTTGTATGAGAGCGTTACCTGGATCCTTCTGAAGGAACCGATCACCGTTTCAGAAAGACAG AACCTTGTCTCTCTCCTGAAACAGCTGGCgatgttcagaatgctgcagttCAATGcagaggaggaagatgagaggATGCGCATGGAGAACAACTTCAGGCCACCTCAGCCTCTCGAGGGCAGGACAGTGCTGTCCTCTAATTAG
- the ca7 gene encoding carbonic anhydrase 7 isoform X3 → MEKRMDLQYGIKITLLPWASASLPSTSSLMKPCVTSALVRLSQITTVIRGGPLDNPYRLKQFHFHWGGKGHDGSEHTVGGVGYTSELHLVHWNAIKYRSFREASKSSDGLAVLGIFLETGDDHRWLHVITDALYMVKYKGSVTDFKDFNPRCLLPSSLHYWTYLGSLTTPPLYESVTWILLKEPITVSERQNLVSLLKQLAMFRMLQFNAEEEDERMRMENNFRPPQPLEGRTVLSSN, encoded by the exons ATGGAAAAGAGGATG GACCTTCAGTATGGCATAAAAATTACCCTATTGCCCTGGGCAAGCGCCAGTCTCCCGTCGACATCATCCCTGATGAAACCGTGCGTGACTTCAGCCTTGGTCCGATTGTCCCAGATTACGACAG TGATTCGAGGAGGGCCTCTTGACAACCCGTACAGACTGAAACAGTTTCATTTCCACTGGGGTGGGAAGGGACACGATGGTTCTGAGCACACAGTTGGAGGAGTAGGCTACACATCCGAG CTTCATTTAGTTCACTGGAATGCCATCAAGTACAGGTCATTTAGAGAGGCGTCTAAGTCTTCTGATGGTCTGGCTGTTCTTGGCATTTTTTTAGAG ACAGGCGATGACCATCGGTGGCTTCACGTGATAACAGACGCTCTGTACATGGTAAAGTACAAG GGCAGTGTCACAGACTTTAAGGACTTTAACCCCAGATGCCTCCTACCCAGCAGCCTTCACTACTGGACCTACCTGGGATCCTTGACCACTCCTCCCTTGTATGAGAGCGTTACCTGGATCCTTCTGAAGGAACCGATCACCGTTTCAGAAAGACAG AACCTTGTCTCTCTCCTGAAACAGCTGGCgatgttcagaatgctgcagttCAATGcagaggaggaagatgagaggATGCGCATGGAGAACAACTTCAGGCCACCTCAGCCTCTCGAGGGCAGGACAGTGCTGTCCTCTAATTAG
- the ca7 gene encoding carbonic anhydrase 7 isoform X4: MTGCNWGYGKEDGPSVWHKNYPIALGKRQSPVDIIPDETVRDFSLGPIVPDYDRCTSVNISNNGHSVVVEFVDCDDRSVIRGGPLDNPYRLKQFHFHWGGKGHDGSEHTVGGVGYTSELHLVHWNAIKYRSFREASKSSDGLAVLGIFLETGDDHRWLHVITDALYMVKYKGSVTDFKDFNPRCLLPSSLHYWTYLGSLTTPPLYESVTWILLKEPITVSERQGQVTGAAA, translated from the exons ATGACAGGATGCAACTGGGGCTATGGAAAAGAGGATG GACCTTCAGTATGGCATAAAAATTACCCTATTGCCCTGGGCAAGCGCCAGTCTCCCGTCGACATCATCCCTGATGAAACCGTGCGTGACTTCAGCCTTGGTCCGATTGTCCCAGATTACGACAGGTGCACCTCCGTTAACATCTCTAATAATGGACACTCTGTAGTAGTGGAGTTTGTTGACTGTGATGACCGCTCAG TGATTCGAGGAGGGCCTCTTGACAACCCGTACAGACTGAAACAGTTTCATTTCCACTGGGGTGGGAAGGGACACGATGGTTCTGAGCACACAGTTGGAGGAGTAGGCTACACATCCGAG CTTCATTTAGTTCACTGGAATGCCATCAAGTACAGGTCATTTAGAGAGGCGTCTAAGTCTTCTGATGGTCTGGCTGTTCTTGGCATTTTTTTAGAG ACAGGCGATGACCATCGGTGGCTTCACGTGATAACAGACGCTCTGTACATGGTAAAGTACAAG GGCAGTGTCACAGACTTTAAGGACTTTAACCCCAGATGCCTCCTACCCAGCAGCCTTCACTACTGGACCTACCTGGGATCCTTGACCACTCCTCCCTTGTATGAGAGCGTTACCTGGATCCTTCTGAAGGAACCGATCACCGTTTCAGAAAGACAG